The following are encoded together in the Flavobacterium sp. TR2 genome:
- a CDS encoding ABC transporter ATP-binding protein — METILTIENLSKRYGRIQALKNVSFQIQKGRVYGILGPNGSGKSTTLGIVLNVVNKSSGNYRWFDGNVETHDALKKVGAIIERPNFYPYMTAEQNLKLVCKIKNINYSKVNEKLELVGLSERKDSKFSTFSLGMKQRLAIASALLNDPEILILDEPTNGLDPQGIHQIRDIIKKIASQGTTILLASHLLDEVEKVCSQVIVLRKGEVLYSGSVDGMSSNEGFFEVQSNDNLVLKTALQDHPAVERIAEEDGKVLVYLKSELSASELNQFLFSKNIVLSHLVKRKNSLEAQFLELTKNAIAQKN; from the coding sequence TTGGAAACCATATTAACCATTGAGAATTTAAGCAAAAGATACGGCCGAATCCAGGCTTTGAAAAATGTATCTTTTCAAATACAAAAAGGTCGTGTTTATGGCATTCTAGGGCCAAACGGCAGCGGAAAATCGACTACATTGGGAATTGTTTTGAATGTTGTCAATAAATCGTCTGGCAATTATCGCTGGTTTGACGGGAATGTTGAAACACATGACGCATTAAAAAAAGTGGGCGCCATTATAGAAAGACCCAATTTCTACCCGTACATGACGGCCGAGCAAAACTTAAAATTGGTTTGCAAAATCAAAAATATAAATTATTCTAAGGTCAATGAAAAACTAGAATTGGTTGGTCTGAGCGAAAGAAAAGACAGCAAATTCAGCACTTTTTCTTTAGGAATGAAACAGCGTCTGGCAATTGCATCGGCGCTTTTAAACGACCCTGAAATTTTAATTTTAGATGAACCTACTAACGGCTTAGATCCGCAGGGAATTCATCAGATTCGCGATATTATAAAAAAAATTGCATCTCAGGGAACTACTATCTTGCTTGCTTCCCATTTATTGGACGAAGTGGAAAAAGTCTGCTCCCAAGTAATTGTTCTGAGAAAAGGTGAAGTTTTATACTCTGGTTCTGTTGACGGAATGTCTTCAAATGAAGGCTTCTTCGAAGTGCAGTCAAATGATAACTTAGTTTTAAAAACGGCTTTACAGGATCATCCTGCAGTTGAGAGAATTGCAGAAGAAGACGGAAAAGTTCTGGTTTACCTAAAATCTGAATTATCAGCTTCAGAATTAAACCAGTTTTTATTTTCTAAAAACATCGTATTAAGCCATTTAGTAAAACGTAAAAACAGTCTGGAAGCTCAATTTTTAGAATTAACCAAAAATGCCATTGCTCAAAAAAACTAA
- a CDS encoding SdiA-regulated domain-containing protein — protein sequence MKKSFLVAVSIVLLACQKQSGSDLKELYSLPKKLKEVSGITYFPETKILYTLEDSGNKNAIYAIDSKGKLAKTITISNATNIDWEDITKDKAGNVYIGDFGNNDNERRDLCIYKVAKNQLNNDLAKAEYKVSFSYPEQKEFPPKKKEMFFDVEGFFEQGGYFYLFTKNRSKGFDGTAFIYKIKNAAGTQKAVKIGEFKTCSNYNHCVLTSATISPDGKKVALLSHDKVLLFKGFKGDLFHSGTQTELNLNHFSQKEAIVFKDNNTLLIADEKTNKIGGKVYEFSL from the coding sequence ATGAAAAAATCATTTTTAGTAGCCGTTTCTATTGTTTTATTAGCTTGTCAGAAACAATCTGGTTCTGATTTAAAAGAACTTTATTCGCTTCCTAAAAAATTAAAGGAAGTTTCCGGAATCACTTATTTTCCTGAAACAAAAATTCTTTACACGCTAGAAGACAGTGGAAATAAAAATGCGATTTATGCAATTGATTCTAAAGGAAAATTAGCTAAGACCATTACGATCTCGAATGCTACAAATATCGATTGGGAAGATATTACAAAGGATAAGGCTGGAAATGTTTACATTGGCGATTTTGGAAATAATGATAACGAAAGAAGAGATTTATGCATTTATAAAGTGGCAAAAAATCAGTTGAATAATGATTTGGCTAAGGCTGAATATAAAGTTTCATTTTCGTATCCGGAGCAAAAAGAGTTTCCGCCAAAGAAAAAAGAAATGTTTTTCGACGTTGAAGGTTTCTTCGAACAAGGCGGCTATTTTTATCTTTTTACGAAAAACAGAAGCAAAGGTTTTGACGGAACAGCTTTTATCTACAAAATTAAAAATGCTGCAGGAACTCAAAAAGCGGTTAAAATTGGAGAATTTAAAACGTGCAGCAATTATAATCACTGTGTCTTAACGAGTGCCACAATAAGTCCCGACGGAAAAAAAGTAGCTTTGTTGAGTCATGATAAAGTGCTTTTGTTTAAAGGATTTAAAGGAGATTTGTTTCATAGCGGTACACAAACAGAATTAAATCTGAACCACTTTTCACAAAAAGAAGCAATCGTTTTTAAAGATAACAATACTTTATTGATTGCTGACGAAAAAACAAATAAGATAGGAGGGAAGGTTTATGAGTTTAGTCTCTAA
- a CDS encoding metallophosphoesterase produces MKLFLDNHFIAKIKKYALAIMALFIVYSCATRKPQYGKNVSANETENATDTIKIAHTFFLVGDAGNADEEQAQQTLELLHQKLKKASKKSTLLFLGDNIYPKGFPNDKHPEDKALAETKLTNQLKLTKGFKGKTIVIPGNHDWYSGIKGLERQADFVTKYLNDKKAFLPRKSCPIENVKIDSTTTLIAIDSEWFLEDWNDHPTINDNCEIKTREAFFEELEGLLNKNQEKTVVLAIHHPLLSNGTHGGQFSLEKQLFPLEQKIPLPIIGSFINLLRKTSGVSPQDIQNKQYTIYAKRIKTLLQKQKNVIVVSGHDHNLQYISKENIQQIISGAGSKSEAARAISPYDFSYGGNGYATLTMFNSGDAKVCFYGNENGKEKLLFEREIIKAKEINWAADIPNTFPAKVTTSIYSPKMTQKSAFHRFLFGQHYRKYYSMPIEATTATVDTLKGGLKPIREGGGHQSVSLRMSDPQGREYVMRAMKKSATVFLQSVAFKDQYVVNEFEKTYAEDFLFDFYTTSHPYSSFAIGSMSDQIGLRHTNPILYYIPKQNGLGEFNASFGDQLYMVEERPADNHLDGKNFGKPNNIIGTDDMMLNLHKDEKYVVDEKEYIKARLFDILLGDWDRHSDQWRWAEYKEDGKVIYKPIPRDRDQAFVKYDGALLSLLMNMPPLRHMRSFKGDRINVKWLGREPYPMDLAFLKTAQEKDWVEQAKYIQENLTDADIDEAFKNLPKEVQDETIDEIKAKLKSRKKDLQKYAREYSDVLSRTIMIAGTDKKDKFVLNHNVKKGIEIQVFRIKKEGDELLYTKNVTDDKTKNLWIYGLDDNDVFEVKGNEKSSIKIRLIGGQNNDTYNIENGRKVIVYDFKSKENTYNLDSKTQTQLTDDYDVNAYNYEKPKYNVVSGLPNIGYNPDDGVKMGVNVNYTVNNFKQNPYTQRHIFNAFYYFATGGLEFNYAAHFPGLLGKWVIDVESLYTTPNFAMNYFGYGNESKYDDDLGMDYNRVRIRKFNASGAIRHVGRYGSEFSIQPIFQRMTVEDTENRYINIPGIVNPEVFDSQNFGSLKVKYVFKNSDFAAKPTLGMAFMLAATWTTNLDNTKKNFPTLESFLGFTHKIDHNGKLILATYVKGKAIFNNNYEFYQGASLGGDTDLRGFRNERFLGSSYFSQSSDLRLSIGKIRKTIVPFTYGILGGFDYGRVWLDGENSKKWHQDYGGGLWLNAINVITARISYFKSPDEVGRLIFGAAYSF; encoded by the coding sequence ATGAAATTGTTTTTGGATAATCATTTTATTGCTAAGATTAAAAAATACGCATTAGCAATAATGGCACTATTCATTGTTTATTCCTGTGCAACACGCAAGCCCCAATATGGAAAAAATGTTAGTGCTAACGAAACAGAAAACGCTACCGATACTATAAAAATTGCACATACTTTTTTCTTGGTTGGTGATGCTGGAAATGCCGACGAAGAGCAAGCACAGCAGACGTTAGAACTTTTACATCAAAAACTTAAGAAAGCAAGCAAAAAATCGACACTTCTGTTCTTGGGCGATAATATTTATCCAAAAGGCTTTCCTAACGACAAACACCCTGAAGATAAGGCTTTGGCCGAGACCAAACTAACCAATCAGTTAAAATTGACAAAAGGTTTTAAAGGAAAAACTATTGTAATTCCCGGAAATCATGATTGGTACAGCGGCATCAAAGGTCTAGAGCGTCAAGCCGATTTTGTAACTAAATATTTAAATGATAAAAAAGCATTTCTTCCAAGAAAAAGCTGCCCTATCGAAAACGTTAAAATCGACAGCACCACTACTTTGATAGCTATTGACAGTGAATGGTTTCTGGAAGACTGGAACGATCATCCCACTATAAACGACAATTGCGAAATTAAAACCAGAGAAGCTTTTTTTGAAGAATTGGAGGGGCTTTTGAACAAAAACCAAGAAAAAACGGTTGTTTTGGCAATTCATCATCCATTATTGAGCAACGGAACACATGGCGGACAATTTTCGTTAGAAAAGCAATTGTTTCCTTTAGAACAAAAGATTCCTTTGCCAATAATTGGCTCATTCATTAATTTATTGCGAAAAACATCTGGTGTAAGTCCGCAGGATATTCAGAACAAACAATACACGATTTATGCTAAGAGAATTAAAACGCTTTTGCAAAAACAGAAAAATGTCATTGTAGTTTCTGGACACGACCACAACCTGCAATACATCAGCAAAGAAAACATCCAGCAGATTATCAGCGGCGCAGGATCAAAATCTGAAGCTGCTAGAGCTATCAGCCCATACGATTTTTCATATGGCGGAAATGGTTATGCAACTTTAACCATGTTTAACAGCGGTGATGCAAAAGTTTGTTTTTATGGAAATGAAAACGGTAAAGAAAAACTGCTTTTTGAACGAGAAATCATAAAAGCAAAAGAAATCAACTGGGCTGCAGATATTCCGAATACCTTTCCAGCAAAAGTGACCACTTCGATTTATTCTCCAAAAATGACTCAAAAAAGTGCTTTTCACAGATTTTTATTCGGCCAACATTACAGAAAATATTACAGTATGCCTATTGAGGCGACAACTGCTACGGTTGACACTCTAAAAGGCGGTCTGAAACCCATTCGCGAAGGCGGAGGACATCAATCTGTTTCTTTGAGAATGTCTGATCCTCAAGGCCGTGAATATGTAATGCGCGCCATGAAGAAAAGCGCGACTGTATTTTTGCAGTCAGTTGCTTTTAAAGACCAATATGTAGTAAATGAATTCGAAAAGACATACGCCGAGGATTTCTTATTTGATTTCTACACTACTTCTCATCCTTATTCTTCTTTCGCCATTGGCAGTATGTCCGATCAAATTGGTCTTAGACACACCAACCCTATTTTATACTACATTCCAAAACAAAATGGTTTAGGCGAATTTAACGCGAGTTTTGGAGATCAATTGTATATGGTTGAAGAAAGGCCTGCTGACAATCATCTTGATGGGAAAAATTTTGGAAAACCAAACAACATTATCGGAACTGATGATATGATGCTGAATCTTCATAAGGACGAAAAATATGTGGTCGATGAAAAAGAATATATAAAAGCGCGTTTGTTTGACATACTTTTAGGAGATTGGGACAGACATAGCGATCAATGGCGTTGGGCTGAATATAAAGAAGATGGCAAAGTGATTTACAAACCGATTCCGCGTGACCGTGATCAAGCGTTTGTAAAATATGATGGCGCTTTACTTTCGCTTTTAATGAATATGCCTCCCCTTCGTCATATGCGATCTTTTAAAGGTGACAGAATAAATGTGAAATGGCTTGGAAGAGAGCCTTACCCAATGGATTTGGCATTTTTAAAAACAGCCCAAGAAAAAGATTGGGTGGAGCAGGCCAAATATATTCAGGAAAATTTGACTGATGCAGATATTGACGAAGCTTTCAAAAACTTGCCAAAAGAAGTCCAAGACGAAACGATTGACGAAATCAAGGCAAAACTAAAAAGCAGAAAAAAAGATCTTCAGAAATATGCTCGCGAGTATTCTGATGTCTTAAGCAGAACAATTATGATCGCAGGAACAGACAAAAAAGACAAGTTTGTTTTGAATCATAATGTAAAGAAAGGAATTGAAATTCAGGTTTTCAGAATCAAAAAGGAAGGAGACGAATTGCTTTACACCAAAAACGTAACCGATGATAAAACCAAAAATCTTTGGATTTACGGTTTAGACGACAATGATGTTTTTGAAGTAAAAGGAAACGAAAAATCCAGCATTAAAATTCGTTTGATTGGAGGCCAGAACAACGATACTTATAACATTGAAAACGGAAGAAAGGTTATTGTTTACGATTTCAAATCAAAAGAGAACACGTACAACCTAGATTCGAAAACGCAAACGCAGCTAACAGATGATTATGATGTTAATGCCTATAATTACGAAAAACCAAAATACAATGTGGTTTCAGGTCTGCCAAACATTGGATACAATCCAGATGATGGTGTGAAAATGGGGGTTAATGTAAATTATACTGTCAATAATTTTAAACAAAATCCATACACGCAAAGACATATTTTTAATGCTTTCTACTATTTTGCTACAGGCGGTTTAGAGTTTAATTATGCGGCGCATTTTCCAGGGTTATTAGGCAAATGGGTTATTGACGTGGAATCATTATATACGACTCCAAATTTTGCCATGAACTATTTTGGATATGGAAATGAGTCAAAATATGATGACGATTTAGGAATGGATTATAATCGTGTGCGTATTAGAAAATTTAATGCTTCGGGCGCCATTCGACACGTAGGACGATACGGAAGCGAATTTAGCATTCAGCCAATTTTCCAGCGAATGACGGTTGAAGATACCGAAAATAGATACATAAACATTCCTGGAATTGTAAATCCTGAGGTATTTGACAGTCAGAATTTTGGAAGCTTAAAAGTTAAGTATGTATTTAAAAATTCAGATTTTGCTGCCAAACCTACTTTAGGAATGGCGTTTATGCTTGCAGCGACTTGGACAACCAATTTGGATAATACAAAGAAAAATTTCCCAACATTGGAGAGTTTCTTAGGATTTACCCATAAAATTGATCACAACGGAAAATTGATATTGGCCACTTACGTGAAAGGAAAAGCTATTTTCAACAATAATTATGAGTTTTATCAAGGTGCTTCTCTAGGTGGCGATACCGATTTGCGCGGTTTCAGAAACGAACGTTTCCTAGGAAGTTCATACTTCTCTCAAAGCTCTGATCTGCGTTTAAGCATCGGGAAAATCCGTAAAACGATTGTTCCTTTTACTTATGGAATTTTAGGAGGTTTTGACTACGGAAGGGTTTGGCTTGATGGCGAAAATTCTAAAAAATGGCATCAAGATTACGGCGGAGGACTCTGGCTGAATGCGATAAACGTTATTACAGCAAGAATCTCTTATTTCAAATCTCCTGATGAAGTTGGAAGATTGATTTTTGGAGCGGCATATAGCTTTTAG
- a CDS encoding Pycsar system effector family protein, with amino-acid sequence MNLIEQSEDFVSNLLKDKLSNLYSYHNFNHTFTVVNAVKELCKKEDVEGDDKEALLIAAWFHDTGYVEGYENHEKTSTKIAADFLREKGKSEEFIALVSSLILATVKEYEPRTHLEKIIRDADYAHLMGAEYATTCELLRLELKNAGIVSFSNAEWTRENLNFLLNKHRFYTDYALRKWQPLKEKNLLMIQKKINKQEVKAAAALEEENKKKEKVEKPDRGIDTLFRVTLGNHTRLSGIADSKANILLSVNAIIISIALSSIIPKLDSPKNAHLVVPTFIMLMSSVITIIFAILSTRPKVTSGFFTRDDVEAKKVNLMFFGNFYKMPLEDYDWAMNEMMKDRDYLYSTMIKDLYYLGLVLQRKYNLLRIAYNFFMFGIIITVIAFVIAFKSI; translated from the coding sequence ATGAATCTAATAGAACAATCCGAAGATTTCGTCAGTAATTTACTCAAAGATAAACTTTCTAATTTATATTCTTACCATAATTTTAACCATACTTTCACAGTAGTTAATGCTGTAAAAGAGCTGTGCAAAAAAGAAGATGTAGAAGGTGATGACAAAGAGGCACTTTTGATTGCAGCATGGTTTCATGATACAGGATATGTTGAAGGATATGAAAACCATGAAAAGACAAGCACTAAAATTGCTGCTGATTTTTTGCGTGAAAAAGGAAAATCGGAAGAATTTATAGCGCTGGTTTCCAGTTTGATTTTGGCTACAGTTAAAGAATATGAGCCAAGAACTCACTTAGAAAAAATTATACGTGACGCTGACTACGCCCATTTGATGGGAGCCGAATATGCTACAACTTGCGAACTGCTTCGTCTGGAATTAAAAAATGCAGGAATAGTAAGTTTTTCTAATGCCGAATGGACAAGAGAGAATCTAAACTTCTTGCTGAACAAACATAGATTTTATACCGATTATGCTTTAAGAAAATGGCAACCCTTAAAAGAAAAAAATCTATTGATGATTCAGAAAAAAATCAATAAGCAGGAAGTGAAAGCCGCCGCAGCGCTCGAAGAAGAAAATAAAAAGAAAGAAAAGGTAGAAAAACCAGACCGCGGAATTGATACTTTGTTTCGTGTTACACTAGGGAATCACACCCGTTTAAGCGGTATTGCAGATAGTAAAGCCAATATTTTACTGTCTGTAAATGCAATTATTATTTCGATTGCACTATCGTCTATTATTCCAAAATTGGATAGTCCGAAGAATGCTCATTTGGTTGTTCCAACGTTTATTATGCTGATGTCGAGCGTAATCACAATTATTTTTGCCATTCTTTCTACACGTCCAAAAGTAACTTCTGGATTTTTTACTCGAGACGATGTTGAGGCTAAAAAAGTGAATTTGATGTTTTTTGGAAATTTCTACAAAATGCCGCTTGAAGATTATGACTGGGCAATGAATGAAATGATGAAAGACCGTGATTATCTGTACTCAACCATGATCAAAGATTTGTATTATTTAGGATTGGTTTTACAGCGAAAGTATAATCTGCTCCGAATCGCCTACAATTTTTTCATGTTCGGAATTATCATAACGGTGATCGCGTTTGTGATTGCGTTTAAATCTATTTAA